The Aspergillus luchuensis IFO 4308 DNA, chromosome 4, nearly complete sequence DNA window GGCAATGACGGACGCCAGCGTGTCAAGGAGGACGCTGTCcttctcttcgtcatcttctttgcttgctttgaaATCGGGGATCAAGCCCCAGTGGGGCTGCTCGGTCACAATGGGACGGTCGTAGCCCAGCTGGACTCGCCAGAACTGGTTACAGCCTACTTCGAAGATCATGCAGGGGATGAGCATTACGTATCCCCACCATCGCTTGCAGGTGAGCATGGAGGCTGCTCCTGCGACGAGGCCTGTGATTCCGCTAACGAGCGAATGTAATTGGAAGTATTGGAAGCGACGGTGGAGGCGATCGCGAAAGGGTGTGATGGCGGAGGAACGCGTGCATGCACGGTCGTGTCCGTAGAATCGCCAGATGAGGTAGAGGGACCAGACGGCGTTAAGGACGCCGTATGCTGCAGCGAAGGAGTTTCCCACAAAGCCAGACAGAAGATTACTGATATAATAGACATGGCGATGAGCTCCCCAGATAGCCATTATTGTACCGGTGCCGACAAGAAGGGCACCGATGCCCAGGAAAACATCCATGACGACGCGATCGATAAGTTCGGAGCCCAATTCGCGAAAACTGACGCCAAGGCGGCGGTCAATGAGCCGGACAGAGGCTTGATCGACGGGGACGGAAGGGGGCAGGTTGAGGTACTGCAGTCGCAGAGCATGGAGGTATTGTCGTTCTTGCTGCAAAATGCGGACATTTCGCCAACTGAGGATGCCATCCCAAAGGGCAGCGACACTGATGAGCAAGGCTAATGGGCCCCCGATGGCCATGAAGATAACCGCATAGAGCGGGACCGGCACATCGTTCCACACATTAGCGGCGAAATCACCCGCGTTGGCGAACTCTAGAAAGCCCACGCTGGCCAGTAAACTGTTCCGGTACCACGCCGGGCTGATGAGACGGAGTTTCCGTCGCTGGCGGAGTAAAGTGACCCGGGAGGGAGGCAAGTCACTTGTTTCATGCTCCTCATGATGGATGGCCTTGTCCGAGACCAGAGGAGATAAGGTGTCCTGCGAGGGGGGCATTGGGTGGTTGGGTCAGAAGACCAGAGGAGACAAGCTCCTCTTGCGGGTGTGGAACCGGCAGGATGGAAGGTTTGGACACCAGACGCGAccgaaggaagagagggaaagggaaggggaagaagaggaaaagaagggagtaggagagaagagagggagaagaggagaggaggagaggagaggggggagaaatccggatggagagaagaggggagggagaggaatggAATGTTGGTGGAACGAGTCGATCCGGTCGGTCGGCGAGCGagtcaagcaaagcaaagcaaagtcCCAGCAAAAGCCAAAAAGGCACCAGAAAAGCAAACGCAAAGCAAGAAAATAGCAGCTCCACGGAAGGCGCGGGATGGCCCGGCCCTGATTGGCTCATGGCCCGAGGAGGTTCCGCACTTGGCGTGCCTTATAGGGCTGAGCCAAGTCGCGTTTCCTCCCCGGTATCTCTTAGACTGTTTATGTTATTCTCTTTTTGTGTTTTGTCGTAGTTCGGGACTGGGTTGGGTCATGTTCGTTGTAGGATACATAGGGCAGACTGGGGGTGGGTTGGCTCTCTTCGAAGAGAGAGGATTGGCATGGCAGGGTGAAGTGGAACGAGCCAAGGGGGAAGCGAGGAAACGGGCAGCCAGGCATCCGTTCTTTCCGTTTCTGTATGATGACGATAGTGAAAATTCTTCCATCATATCCttatctctctttctccaccTCTAAGATATGCACACGATAAAGGATCTGTGCCCCAAAGCGTTACACATTCTGGATAGCTACTATTCAGGTATAACAGCGGAAGATTTCTACTGCGCAAGGACCTTCATAGCCAAGTAGTCTGCCATTCAGAATTACGTTTCAGGCTTTGGTAGATATATCCACTAGCATATACACCCCGAGTAAAGACGCCTAGACAAAAACCCCTTTCCCCTCGATCAAACGGGCCATATCAGCGAGTCTCTTGGTAGCCACCAGCTCGGTTACTGGTAGTGCGACCTTATAT harbors:
- a CDS encoding uncharacterized protein (COG:S;~EggNog:ENOG410PPPK;~TransMembrane:6 (i47-66o78-102i164-188o208-227i252-272o278-298i);~antiSMASH:Cluster_4.12), which encodes MPPSQDTLSPLVSDKAIHHEEHETSDLPPSRVTLLRQRRKLRLISPAWYRNSLLASVGFLEFANAGDFAANVWNDVPVPLYAVIFMAIGGPLALLISVAALWDGILSWRNVRILQQERQYLHALRLQYLNLPPSVPVDQASVRLIDRRLGVSFRELGSELIDRVVMDVFLGIGALLVGTGTIMAIWGAHRHVYYISNLLSGFVGNSFAAAYGVLNAVWSLYLIWRFYGHDRACTRSSAITPFRDRLHRRFQYFQLHSLVSGITGLVAGAASMLTCKRWWGYVMLIPCMIFEVGCNQFWRVQLGYDRPIVTEQPHWGLIPDFKASKEDDEEKDSVLLDTLASVIAMQNALTPHPTAMIDVDWSSLDSLLSFIVHNHLFDSLCGWLATHSSVPKDFHHNLFRLCADYTEITLTLADLRSLPEIEHPRLLDLVRDFLYTEGRQVMIGRERYLVEMVGYTAWKDG